GTACTAGAACAACATATTTAAATGCCTTCCCATTTATGAAAAATTCAAACAAACTCAAAAGCCTCCCTAACTTTTGTGGTAGTGCCAAATATTGCAATGTATTTATGTGGCCAAGTTCCACATTTTTACAAAGACCAATTGGCACGTCAAAATATTGCAAacagaataaaaataaaataaaaagaaaaggcctAACTACTATGTGTTAATGGGCTCTAGTGCCATTATGCACTTTGGCCCGTCTAACAACTTTGGCCCAGCCCAACCCCCACACCCGCGGTCGATCCCCTCCCCTCACTGTGCCTCCGACCCGTCGCTATAGGGGCAAGACCCCGCCGGATCACCTCGCCGGCGATGCCCCGAGGGGATAAGGCCGAGCCCCCTCGGCCTCGTCAGCTTCCACCACCCCCCTCCCCCGCGCAGATATTTCCCTCTCTCCCTCGGTCACTCCCTCTCCCCAGATCCCTTTCTCCCTCCCCCATCGAGCGCGTTCGCCGTCGGCCACCTCGCCTCGACGTGGCCACCGCCCTCCCTGCGCCAAGCCGACGTGCCCACGAGCTCCACCTCGTCCTCCGCTCCTTCTCCGTCGAACCACGGGACCCGAAGCGCTCCACAACGCCGACGACAGCATCATCTTCCACCTTCGGACGCGTCGGAGCTCGCCGTCGACCCACGCCGCCCCGAGCACCTCGAGTCGTCCCCGGGCCTTGTCTGCAACGGCCGTGAGCCCTCGatcctcctccctctctccccggccTCTCCTCGTAGCCGTACCTCGCCCCCTACGCACTCGCGCTTCCGCCGCTGTGGACGAGCTCGTCGGCATGGCCCCTGTGGCCGCAGCCCGCACCCGAGCCCGCTTGCATGCTCCGTACCTCCGGCCGCACCCAACGCACGCGCTCGCTCACCCCCACTACCCCGGTCCGTCCCGACGCGCCGCGTCCACCCCTGCGCCCGACGTGCGTGTGTCCCGCTGCTGCTGCTCTGGTGGCCTACTACTGCTGCTAGTGCCGCCCCTCGCACCGCGTGCGCCTGCTGCCGCGGACACCGTCGCTTGCCGCTGTTACCCACGGCCACTGCCGCAGCCCCGCGACGCCGCTGCCCCCTGCAGGTCGCCACGTCTCGCTGCAgtcgccgcctcgcctgccccTAGCCGCGCTGTCGTTGCTCTCTTCTGCTGGCCCATCCGTGCGCGTGCTCGCGCAGGCCCGCGCGTGCAGGCCATGCCCCACACCTACGCCGCTGGCTCGCCGGCCATGCCCGGGGCATGCCCTGCTGCTTCTTGCCGTTCTCCGCCTTGCCGTAGCTCCCCGCCCGTGACTTGCCTAGCGTCGTTGTTGTCTGCTGCTCTGCTAGTGCTTGCCGCTGCTATTTTCTGCTAGTTGCTGCTGCCCGTAGTTGCCTTGCTGCTGCTAATTACTGTAGGTATGGCTAGCTTTATGAATTTTACATTGAGTAACCCCCTGGGCAGCCCCTAAACTACGGTTAAACAACTATTAACAAAGCTTAAAAAAATATGAGTAGAAAGTATACTGGACAAACTtcattttatcccactggaccaagtcactttgatgcatggtttaaatcctacaaaaatcacaaaatgctaaGTTCTGTTAAGTGAAAAACTGGAAAGAGCTGTTGATGATCAAGCTAATGAACTCTAATATGGATGTAATTGGTACCAACATGTAGATCACAGAAAAATGCTCAAAATTGATATAAGGCACAAAATCAGATCCATAGTTGTAGCATTTTGAAAACAGCTAAAAGATGTTTAAAACTGGCGGATTCTCGGACTTCGTAGAATTTCAGGGATTTTCAGAATATTATTTAATCTTTGAAAAAtcttataaaataatccgtaactcggatgaaaaagttttctacatgaaagttgctcagaacgacgagacgaatcggaATACACTCTCCGTTCATCCATCacgtgcccctagcatagcgaacatgcaaccgtccccctccTTTTCACCTGTCCGGAAATGCCAAACTTTGGGAAAACATtttcggatgttatcccccttcgccggtatcgtgcaACACTGTGTTAGATCACCCCTAGCTTTGGTTGTTGacttgtcatgcatctgtttgctctgtatttactgtttcttccccctcttctctccggtagaccccgagaccgctattgatgcccctgtgatcgactacatcatcgacgacccttcttccctttcagcagagcttcctggcaagccccccctttgatcatcccgaaatcgcccattctattctctcatgcttgcattagattttgctactgttattgtttgctcctattctaatgcatagcatgcttttgtaacctgctcattgtaccttacctgcttatcctaaactacttagtataggttggttagtgatccatcagtgacctccaccttgtccttgttgcccctgcttcatcatcgatgactcgatcaatgtgatcgacgaccagagcccgacacctcacatcacatcatgccccttttgttgctcgactctgcagagctactatcgagtgccgagggtgatccctcataacgcactcctgatgataattttgtagtgtagctattcgatcgtggtcatcgagggtgatatcctctttcaccattcccgatacggctgtgtcgtgcaacacctcaagtgtgaacctcgagggtggtccctcttacattcaccttgatgattacattgagtggaatccaccgggggtgattcctcgggttttcccttgatgtctggacacacagttaccttgactttacttgagaccgttgtgaaagccgggcgggcccggagagtacccgtgcgatgtgacggtggcggctggctgtttagcggtatcacccaggaggggtgatagctccggacttgtcccgacaaccgtcactactttaattgttaatgcactaacatgtttgggtgtttgttctgaattggcctttggcctttacgcactaaccaccacgcgagaatagatatgggcctcgacgtcgcagtatcagccgaagctttgtcagacgtccagttcagcattgcggcacggctgggccggcaccatcctgtaatggcggagcctggtccgccctgctcgcaacgacccggagtgcaacgggcgatgggcccagaccccggagtgcttaggatgtagaccggcagggacctctctgctgagcctaggtagggctacgacgtgttgatcttccgaggccgagcattgaccccagaaaggtgcgtccggccagagtgatcgagcgtgttggaaaacgtggtgcacccctgcagggaagacatatattcgaataccgtgtccacggtaatggacgttcagacttgtatcctgatcttatacaactagaaatggatacttgatatgtgatggatatgttggctccgggattgctttctcgcagggagtcgaggaaggatctctgggcattaatgctacaacatgcttgttaaatataaactgctattctttactcttctatatgctgcaagatgcttggagctgcttgaagatgctagtcttcgataggctaggccttcccccctattctggcattctgcagtttagtccacagatacaaccctttcatttgataccaatgcatacttagtatagatctaatgcttgtgagtattttggatgagtactcacggttgctttgctcccccttttcccccttccttcttctttctggttgttgcaaccagatggtggatccctggagccagatgccaccgccgacggatactactacgtggaggccgccaaagaccaggagtagttaggaggtcccaagcaggaggccttgcctcttcgatcgttgttgcttttgtgtttgccttcttaaggcagtcttgtctaactttatgtctgtactcagatattgttgcttccgctgactcttgtgtatcgagcttctattcgagccctcgaggcccctggcttctaatataaagcttgtattatttttatttgtgtctagagttgtgttgtgatatcttcccgtgagtccctgatcttggtcgtacacatttgcgtgcatgattagtgtacggtcgaatcgggagCGTCACAGAGGAGATAAATGATACCGGAAacgactccagtgtagtaggacACGGGCAAGGAAGTCAAGAGGAACGGCGTCCGCGTCGAGAGGGACGAATAGGAGGGCTCTGAGGCAGAGGACAGAGGAGAATAAATACAGTGTGCGCGTCATGGCGGCGTTAGTGCAGTAGGATCCTGGAGAGAAGGTCGGGAtgaacggcggcgacgatgacgcCACTTCAGTAAGATGCGGGAGAGGTGATTGAGAGAAACCACGCCGGCCTACAGGAATGATTAAGCGGTGTCTTAAATCACATCGCACATATGCATATGTACAATCACGAGGAAGATGTAGATCTTCTCGTTTACAATCGTCGAAACAGAAAATTTGCAACACGAATGTTATGTGGAACCGCAAGATCAGGCTACTGATCAAAGAAAATTCGTCCAAACGTGAACATAAAATTAAGCATTTACGGTCAATGAAACTACGAACCGATCACAATAGAACCGTAACATCGATGTGCATCTTTTTTGTATAGAGCTTATCTTGAATCGAAGCACCATTATGTAGATTAGAAGGGAGAAAGAAAAAAGGAGATTAGGGAGGAGCTTACTGGATATAGAAGAAGATAACACGTACAAGCTGTGTATTAGCTCGCATCCCTCCAGCCTCCTCTCATGCAAGGGGCCCATCCATATGGGTTTGTTGTGGCTCATCTCAGCCTGGCTCGCTGAAAACTGCCGATCTGAGCAGTTCTAGCGAGACAAACCCAAAGATGCTTTGAGTTCCGTGCTATGCAGGCCCAACATTGAACACATGAAACTAAACAGCCTAGTTTCATCCCGCATGAATCTGGTTGGTCTTTATGCGGGCTACCAAACACCCCTCTAGTGTGATATACAACACTAATAGAAGAGGCCGCGCCACATTTTTAATAGTAGATGATTGTAATGATAATACAGTAACATTTTGTGATCATGCTGGCAGTTGGACCTGTGTTCTTGGACATTTTTATGAGGACTGTTTATGTTAACCTGTACTTAGAGGACATGTTTTCAGCATGTCACATGGAAAATGCTGATGTAGCTCGTCTGTAGGACTGTACTTGACAATGTATGGCAGATCAACTTTTTTGATCTCACTCCCTGCAAAAAGAAACTTCCTTGGTCTCATGATCTTTGTTGAGATGGATGACGTCCTTTGGTAAGGTACCTAGTGAAGTCGTTTGAAGCTCCAAATTGCGGCACATTTAACTTGTTTTTTATCGTAACAGTTGTTCCTTTTTTGTGAAGAAGAAACTTACATACCACTTGCTACCatgattagattcatcatgaaataaattttcatACTTTTTCTTAATATTGTGGATGTAGATATTTTTTTCTCTGAACTTGGTCAAAATTAaaaaatttgacttttcaaaaaataatACCCCTTATGTTTTGAAACCGTTGGAATATTTAGTTGGGCGGATTGGggagatgatggagtgtgttttattttatttataatacGGTGATTTTTTTTGCATGGTTATAATATGATAATTTGATGGGCCTTTTGTGGTGTGGTTTTGTATTATCCGCTAATCAACGTATATTTATGTGGGAAAATTTCAGCGTTGGTGACTGCATATACTATATTGATGCTACAGTATCATATGGTGGCGCTTGTTTTTTCTAGATGGTGAGAGGATGCGTCGGATTGATATATTTTTATAGGCCAGTTGTTGTTGATTAATTTGAAAAATCGTTGGGCCAGATCAAAATCATAAACCAAATTTATAATTGAATATCTCAATTGAACGAAAAAGCTTCAAAATTAGATAACATATGAAATTACAAGAATTGAATTGAAGAGCTCCTTAAGAAATTGTTGACCCATTCAAAATTGGATGATTAATTCTAAATTGAAGATCTCAATTAATTGTGAGGCCTTAAAAATTAAAAAACATAGTGTATGGTATAAAAGAATTGAAATGCGAGtgttttgagaaattgttgacctagTTAAAATTAAGTGACCCAATTTCAATTAAAAACCTCAATCGGACGTGGGCTCTTTAAAAAATTAGGGAGCATAATGTCACCGTGGATAACAAAGAAAATTCGCTGCCTAGAAGTAGAAGGTGGAAGGATCCGAGCGAGGGTCCAGGTCAGGTCATGTGAACGGACGGAACACCCAACAGTCGCACTGCACTTCACTTCACTTCTCCCCCACTTGAGCCTCgaggaggggaagaacagagcagcTCCCGCACTTGCTAGCCCCAGCCCCAGCCCGCAGGCGACTCGAGAAATCGCCGGCAATCCGGCTCCGGCTCTCCAGATTCCTCTGCCTCTTCTCCTCAAGgtatcttttcttcttcttcctgccaTTTCGCACCCACCTCATCCCGTCTCCCCCTTCCGCTCCGTGCAGTtttgggggtttgggggttttTGGACCGGCGCACCACGCCATCCGGTCCGGGGCCGACGGTCAATGCATCTCTCATTCGGGGTAGGATCATCTGTTTGGCCTTTGTCTGGAAGGTTTCTAGATTTGATTAGGCCCAAATCGAGTGGTTTCTTGAGGTCGGATGTGAGAAATTAAAATCACATCAGAATCGGGGTTTGGGCAGCACCTAGGTTTGCCGCCGAGGCTTGCGAGCACCCGAATCTGTGACCATGTTTAATTACGCTCCTGTGCATTCTGATGTTCGTGCTGGCTATCTGGCAACGAATGTGCTGGCTTATTTCGTCTCCGTCTCTTGTTCCTGAGGTTGGGAATTGGGATGGTTGGATTTGGCTGAGCTTCTTGTTCCTGCCAGTGATTATATATTTTCTGAAGGAAAATGCATGCTCTTTTGGTATGCTTGCTGGCTTGCCGCGGACTATATTAGTGGGATTAGAATAAAAACATGGAATGCTGGCATTTATTTTGTGATGAAATCGTTCATCTTTCCTTGAGCTTACAGATTTTGTGTTGTGTTTGTTACCAGTGCTAGTTATGCCCACAATTAAATGTTGCCATCTGTTGGGTCATGGTGTTTTcattcgtcccaaaataagtgactcaactttatacgACTTTAGCacaaacttgagtcacttattttgggacggagggagtatgtacatGCAAGGGTGAAAGTACACAAACGATATTTTCAATGCACTCCATACATTTCACTGTCTTTTGTTATCTTCTTCAGGATGGATCCTAGTAGCTGCAAAAGGCAGAAGCATGATACTGGGCATGATAGCTCGCCAGGCACCCAGTCCCCGTCAAGCATCATCAGTCATAAcagatctgtgcgtcttaggtttCTCGAACGATTCGACGAGTTGAAGTATGGGAGTGCCACTGAAGATTACAAGGCAATCGAGAGAAAGAAGCACCAACTTATCAGCACCCTTGAAAAGCTGCAACAAGTACCTATCAAGTTGCCCTGTGCCAGCACGGCGCTGGAGACATCAGATGCAGGATTACATGGTGCTGCACAAAGTGGGAAAAATATTAGTTCTGATAATATTGTCGACTTGGATCAGTATGATGTTGGAGATCATACCCATGGTAACATGGACAATACTGAGGCTCAGAAAATGGTCATTTTACTTGATTCTGATGATGAGGACATGGTTAAATCCTTTGGAGATGGAAATTTATCTGGTTCTAAGCAAAATGCCGATTTTACCCAAGATTGCATGCCGGCTGAGCAGCCTTGCCAAGACCAGGACATCATCATGCCCAATGATGAGAATATCAATTCTGAAGCTCAACTTGTAGTTGATCCAGGAAAGGACAGCATGGGTATCAACAATGAGGTGCATTCAACTCATCgcaaaaaaactctgttttttcaATGCATCTTGTTTCCCTCAAAATATAGTATAATGGACAATTATGCATGTTTTTACTGCCTGCAATAGAAATTATTCATTCCCATGATCGCAACAAATAGGTTACATGATCATTAACAAAGCAGTGACGGATTAAACCCATAGATCATCCTTTTAATGCACAACTGCCTCATTACTTAGTTAAGCCTCATGAACTGCTTAAAATTCTCGAGTTCGTTGAAACTTATGCCAACATGATAAGTTACTTTGTGTTGAAATTAGTTATTACTGACTAGCTGACATCTGTGTTTCAAGCCCAAGGAAATTGCTTTATCTGATGGCCATGATACTTCAGAGCCACAACAACTGAACAAGCAAGGACATGATGACATAGACATTTACAATGAGGTCTGCGTCGCTGTTCACTCTGGAAATGATAATTAATATTGTTGAATCATGTTTTTTTTTCTATATCGTTCAATTAGAGAACTACTGGTAATCATCGAGCATGTTCATATTTATGCCTAGATGCTAATCAATATCATATCTCGATAACATCAGAAGTCCTTGGCCATTTTATATTGTTATATTGCGCTTGAAGCAACTCGATGATGTTTCTGAAGTAAATTTCTAATATGTTTTCTTACAAGATTACATTTTTTTTTGCATATCCTGCTTTTGCCCTGTTCAGTTGCAGGGAAATATGATTTTAGTTTCAtcatttttttctagaaaatatgCCTACTcagtttcaaaaaaagaaaaactgattgATTATTTCACATATGACTATACGGGAGATAATATTGTCTATTACTCGCAATATCTGGATTGACAAATGTATTTGTTTCTCCCATTAATTTTCACTATCTTGCATTTCAACAGAGTCGTGATGAGGAGGAAGAAACAAAGGAAGGAGAAGGTGAAGATGTCCAAATAAAAGGATGCATGGAGAACAACAGTATATCTGATGTAGATTCTTATGAAATATCTTGTGAGGTCATACAAAGTGAATCCATGGCAAAGGGAAATTATAATCACATTGATACCATTGACAATCCAGTTGATGAGCTGGATGACCTTTGGAAGGAAATGTCGGTTGCACTGGCAATGTCGAAGGTATCTGTTTAATAAACTAATTGCAATTATCTTCTTCCCTTTGTTTGTTTCTTATACCAAGTTAGATCTCAGCATTTCATGATGGATTACCTCAGTGCCTAGCTCTCTTCATAATTGTTTTCATGCGGCAGTAATGAAATGGTTCTCAGCAAACACGCCCCATAGAAAACAATATTTGTAGTACATGCGTATAGTTGAGCACcatttcttcttctagtacttggtGTATATTATCTAAGTTAAAAACAATATTCCCCCTGTGAATGTTGGCTTCCCCATAATGCCTGAGGTCAGTTATGTGACTATTTTGCATTTAATTACTGCAAGGTTTAGTGTTGGAGCACACGATCTTACTGGTTGTCTTGAAACAGACAGTTTTGCATTTGCATCCAATCATTTTTCGTTCTCACCCACATATTTTGATGCTCTACCATCATCATACTACTGTTTTGTATTCCTTTACACATTCTCTTTGTATTATTTTCTACCATTACTTGCTTTTTGATGAGTCTGACCAACATAGTTTATCTAACCAGACCATTGGAAGTGATCACAGTATTGTTCCGTCAGAGAAGAATAGTTCTGAAGTagtggatgattgtcatcatgacTTCGTGATGAAAGATGATTTGGGCATTGTGTGCCGTGTTTGTGGTTTGATCCAGCAACGCATTGAGAATATTTTTGAGTTACAGTGGAAAAAGGTATGTAGTATCCAGTCCAAATTAGTCCAATTTACTTTCTTGAATACTCTATAGAGATAACTACTAAAAGATTCAAAGTACACAACTTCATTTGGCATCAGAACATCAACTAGTTATAGCGTCTTCTTGTCAATCAAATCATTGATGATTAGTTCTGGATGTCATCATTCATTAATTTTCTTCACCGGTTTATTTGTCATTAGTAATTAATAGATCGAAAAAAATTCCTATACGAGCACCCATGACATGTGTTTTAGATTTTGACTAATTCAGTTCATTTTTGTTTGTTAATTTCTACTTTCTCTGTTCAAATCAGCGCAACCGATCCTACAGAACGTACCCGCAAGAACCCAGAAACTGCAACAATCTAGAGGCAGCTACTAATCCTTCAGGAGATATTCTTCAAGTTGCCCCTGGTACTCTGTCAATCCACCCTCAGCATTCAGAACGGATGAAACCTCACCAAGTGGAAGGTTTTAATTTCTTGATCAAGAACTTAGCAGATGAGAACAACCCTGGAGGTTGTATTTTAGCACATGCACCAGGTTCTGGAAAGACTTTCATGCTGATTAGCTTTGTTCAAAGCTTCCTGGCCAGATACCCGGCAGGAAGGCCATTGATTATccttccaaagggcattctggcaACATGGAGAACAGAATTTGTCCGTTGGCAAATTAAGGACATGCCCATTCCACTGTATGACTTCTACTCCTGCAAAGCTGATAGCCGGTCTGAACAACTCAATGTTTTGAACCTGTGGGAAGAAAAGAGAAGCATA
This region of Triticum aestivum cultivar Chinese Spring chromosome 2D, IWGSC CS RefSeq v2.1, whole genome shotgun sequence genomic DNA includes:
- the LOC123051831 gene encoding protein CHROMATIN REMODELING 35, which produces MSPWITKKIRCLEVEGGRIRARVQVRMDPSSCKRQKHDTGHDSSPGTQSPSSIISHNRSVRLRFLERFDELKYGSATEDYKAIERKKHQLISTLEKLQQVPIKLPCASTALETSDAGLHGAAQSGKNISSDNIVDLDQYDVGDHTHGNMDNTEAQKMVILLDSDDEDMVKSFGDGNLSGSKQNADFTQDCMPAEQPCQDQDIIMPNDENINSEAQLVVDPGKDSMGINNEPKEIALSDGHDTSEPQQLNKQGHDDIDIYNESRDEEEETKEGEGEDVQIKGCMENNSISDVDSYEISCEVIQSESMAKGNYNHIDTIDNPVDELDDLWKEMSVALAMSKTIGSDHSIVPSEKNSSEVVDDCHHDFVMKDDLGIVCRVCGLIQQRIENIFELQWKKRNRSYRTYPQEPRNCNNLEAATNPSGDILQVAPGTLSIHPQHSERMKPHQVEGFNFLIKNLADENNPGGCILAHAPGSGKTFMLISFVQSFLARYPAGRPLIILPKGILATWRTEFVRWQIKDMPIPLYDFYSCKADSRSEQLNVLNLWEEKRSILLLGYQQFACIVSDQTYKAEAVMCQEKLLKVPSLVILDEGHTPRNEQTDLLNALGSIRTHRKVVLSGTLFQNHVKERSRAIVKRVLSKVDMSGKNARSRNISDKFCDLVEENLQKDANDKMRAMIIESLRELTANVLHYYQGELSEELPGLLDLTVFLKMSTEQEEILRGLVGLGKFSKSAKCSAVSLHPCLKDIQNIKDKNRDIVVEKIGSIMRGIDIKVGAKAKFIYNLLCLSEAAGEKVLVFSRYVRFLIFLEMLVVREKGWVPEMHIFSMTGESTPDQRDKAVERFNQSPDAKVFFGSIKACGEGISLVGALRVVILDVHENPSVMRQAIGRAFRPGQSKMVYCYRLVAADSPEEEDHNTAFRKEWVSKMWFESNDLCGNDDFELASVDVSESGDRFLDNEALRQDIKSLYKR